CTAACAGTGGGAGAAGAAACAAGATTCATCCGTGATCTGATGGAAGCCAGCACAGTGAAAGGCAGTTCATGAAACGAACTTATATTTGAGAGAATCATTTCTATTACAATCAGAACTTGGTTTTCATAAGCTTATCTCCAGAGTTATAAGAGAGGGGATAATTCTAAACTAAGAATGAGCATTTATATAAAACCAAGGTTATGAACAAGAAACAACAGATCTTGAAAATATGATGACGACGTTTTACACCTGCACCAGGACTACTGGGGACAACTCAAGAGCAAATTGATCTATGATGCAGAGTGGAATTCTTCCAAATTAGGTAAAATGTTAggagtttaagaaataaaatttaaaagacatgtTTGAGAGCTTGTTTGGAGGTTCTAGGACGGGAGCACAGCTACTCGTACACCCTTGACTGAAGAATTGTCCTCTTCTCTATTGGGgaagatggtaaagggggtcaaatatatggcgatggaaggataactgactctgggtggtgaacacacattgcaatacataaatgatgtattatataattgtacacttgacacctatataattctattaaccaatgtcaccccaataaatttaataaaaattttaaaaaatcacccatGATCCAGACCACAGGACATCTGGAAGATTACCATCCTGAGCCAATCTGCAGGCTAAAGATGCAGGAATGACTTTTCTCAAACGTGTACTTTTCACTATAAAAGCtctaaaacttttctttctccttcaaaacACTCTGGGTGTTATCTGGTAGTGTTTTCAATTTGTAAATCCTAaaacccttgaataaatctttgtcatttatttctaaaaaaaaaaaaaaatcacccatgcACACGCATGTGACATGTTTGATAAATACAGAAACTTCAACATTTGACCAGTTGCTGGTCCTGAAGCACAAACTAGAATGAAGCAGaagtaataaatattatacaGGAAGCCATCTTTCCCCACTTTTCAATGGAAGAACAGTTCTTGCAGACAAGACTGTATGTGCAACCCAGCCTGACTCTGAGGTTTTAAGTATTTTCCAAGTCATTCAGAATGTGTTAGATGGGTCTTCCTGCTCAGTCCTGTTGTCTGCCCCAGGTGAAGagcacaggaaaaagaaagccaTCCTCTTGTCCTACAGTATCAGTAGAACTGAGAATCCAGGTTCCATGGAACTGTTCCGATTCAGCAGGTCTGGCTTGATCAAGCACTCGTCCCCCTGTGCAGCTGTGGGACCTGTGGGTAGAGAAGGATAAACCTGAGatcagggaagggaggaagaggaataaTGTTTTTCCTCACAGCCTCCAAACACAGGTTGTCCACCAGTAAGAGCCACCCCCTGTCCTCATTCTCCTCATCTAGGATGTTTGAAGGGGTGTTATGGATAGTACCTGCTGCTCCTTCCACAGTGATTGGGTCTTCACTGCTGtttaatgagaaaggaaaagaggcacTACATATTCCTACAGTGATCAGAACCGTCACGCCCAGTGAAGAAAAATTGCCCCTAAAATTCTATTCGTGCCCATAATGCAAAATGTAAGTCCCCATGGCAGAGTTTGGTGTTTAAAGAACCACGTGTCACTACAACAGCCCACGAAAAAGAGAAGTACTCAGTTTCACCTGGATCCATGTGGAGACTCCTTCTGGCTAAGCCAGGCTTCAGCCAGGAAAGCTCCCAAGGTAACCATAATTATGGCCAGTTGGATGAGGTTACTGTTGGTGACATCTCTTGATGTGGTACCAGGGGAAACTGAAAGAGACAAAGGGGTCACCACCGATACTCCTCATTCTCGATGGATCTGCCCAATGTGACCCTCATGTGACCACTGTATTTCCTGGCCAGTGGTCAGCTGTACCTTCACAAAAGTTTTAGTCATTGGAAACAAAATGTAGGATTTTATGAGAGTTCTAGCAGTTCTTTCTTCAtctgctttatattttctctgcctatctctcttcttcatttatttgctctTTGTCTCATTTAAACCTTTCTGcattcctttttcccttctccctccatATCCTAGAAATTTGATCAACACAAAGGGCCAGTGTTGCTCCACAGAGCACTGAAATTCAGTGGCTGCATCAGTACTCTTCCTCAGAGCACAAAACTTTATGCCAGAAGCGGCATGCAGTGAGCTTAGGAAAATTTGAGTTTAGTAGATACCGTggttccccgaaaagaagacttagccagacaatcagctttaatacatcttttggaactgaaattagtataagacagggtcttattttactataatacaagaccgggtctttataatataatatactaatataatataatataatataatataatataatataatataataccgggtcttatattaatttttgctccaaaagatgcattagatctgagcatctggctaggtctttaattttggggaaacacagtaagtgtcTGGACCATCGTGTATGCAGCTTCTCTCAGGAAGGGCTCACCATTCAGCTTACCATTGGCCCCAGTTCCTGAAGAGAAGCCTGCATTTGTATCACCCCATCTCACTCATCCCAACTCCTGCGAAATGTGCCTTTGAACCCGTCAACAGCAATGTTCCCTGAAGGCAGAATCCATGGGGAGAAATACATAATGACCCCCCGGGGTCAGGGAGCTCCCTCCACCTCTCAGCACTGACCATCCTCACCTTGATCTAATTACGAAACAGTCACTGACCATATGGGGAGACAACAGCAAAAAAGAGAATGCCAGAGCTCAAACGTAGAGTGTGTCGTGGCAGGAAGCAAGATACTCTCAGACAAATTCTCCCAGGAAGTGCcgtgagattttaaaaaaagacattgcaCCCATCTCCCTGAAGCAAAAGGCGGTGGAACATCACATTCTGAGAACGACAGAATTGTTGGGAATAAATCACTGTCGCCAAGCTAAATCAAAACTTtaatagaaacagagaatggTGGAAGGAATGCTGACAGTGGTGGAACTGATAATTGTGAAGAACAGCATGAGAAATCATCCagcaatgaagaagaaaaacaaaggagtgGAAATTAGGAAATGAGAATCAGAATGACAGATCAAATgatctatttataatttttaaaagtcctcaAAATCTTGCAGAATACCTGTCACCCAGATCGCAAGGTGATCACTGGGctctgaggcccagaaaggagcCCTggtctggaagtacacacagcTGTAGTTCCCAGTGTCACCGACTGTCACATTGTGAAGGGAGAAGTCTGTCTCCTTTCCTGCTGGACTCTGGAGCTGTATGGGTGTTGAAGTTCCTTTCTTCAGTAGAGCAAACGTTATAGACCCAGTCAAATACTCTGGCGCTTGGCACTTCAGGGTCACCTTTTCTCCTGCGGTCACCTTACCCCTTTTGTGGGCTTGGATGGAAGGTTTCTGGAAGTCTCCTGTAAGAGAAGGAAGGCTGTGAGGTCGTGGGGGGAAGCCTTGGGTCCCCCCTCAGCCTTGTTCTCCTGGCAGGGGTCCCAGGGAGTGTGGGAAGTGATGGACACCTGAGCTCACCCTCTTTGTGCTCTGATTCCAGGAAGGAGATTTCCCTCCTGCAAGCCCTGGATGAAGCCAAGGTCCTCAACTCTGTTCCTGTCTTTGTCcatctccccctccccagccacaCTGGACATGAGACCCCCTGGGCCCTCTCATCCTCCCTCATCCCTGTGCTAGGAGGGCCGGACATCATTCTGAgcaccctgtccccacctgtcACTAGTAGTAAAAGGACATCACTGGGCGGTGACCGTATGTGGGGACTCCCTCTTCGGTAGTATTCACAGGCGTACTCTTCAGCATTACTGGTTTTTAGATCAGCGAGGTGAAACTCAGCCAGGCCCCCTGGGGAGTCAGGAGATGGCATGGACCTCACAGGACGTCCGTTCTTTCTGAGAACAAAGTTTCCATCCTTGGTAGGAGCTGAGCATCGCAGTGCCACTTGGCTGTTGGCAGGAACCACCGAGCTGGGCCAGGCACTGATGGAGGGCCTGGGAAGTGACTCTGGAAGGAAGCGGAGTCCAGGGCTGGGTTTGGTTCACTCACTGCTCTCGGAAGCCCATTTAAAGAAGTGAAAGGGGGAAATGGGGCCTTTGGGGGTGGAGGATGGAGGAAGGTTTAACTGAAGAAACACTCACCATTTCTTATGTCTCCTTGACCAACACAGAGCCCTGCAGAGGAATTGTCTGTGAGACATGAGCTCCTGCCTGGCGCCCATGTCTTCAGCCTGCTCCAATCTCTGAGGGACCATCCCAGGGGCTCTTGTTGAGGATGGACCCCTGGAGGTCATGCATATGGGAGTTCTCATTTTCCCCACGCTGGAATCTGGCTTCAGCTCTGCTCCGAGCTCCTCCATTATTCTCACAGAGGTTCTCTATGCTGCTGTCACCTCCAAGTTTCCAGGGCCTTTCTTGTTTCTGCAAAATTCCACAAATTCTCCAGTTTTCATCTTCTGTCTTGATCTTCTCTTAGTCTTACCATTTCCGTTAGGGTCTGTGTTATGTTTTCTACATCTCTCGGTCTTGGGGAGGAGGCGTAAATCATGAGAGAGATTATGAAAGCCTGGTGACAGGCGTGTGGCCTGAGGCCCTGAGTCGGCCTGAGTCTCCTGACAGTCATCTGTGATAGAAGAACGCTCGTATTAAAGGCTATTTGGTGCCTTGGGTAACATAAATTAAGACAGAACCatttggttgtaatttttaaagaggGTTCATAGAAAGTTATGTATCTCATGCCATGGGGGACACAAGATGTTACTAAATGTAAGTAGCTGGAAGGCGAGGACTCCATGCTATTCACCTTATTATCCCGTGTTTTCACAGGTCCTGACCCATAGTAGGACCTCCACAAATGCACATTGACTGATGAGATGCTCCAGTTTAGCAATGATTGAGAGATCCTACCAGGTTGTAAAAAGATGCAGCCTTACAATACCCTCCTGTCTTCCTCCCACCAGCTTGACCccatccctacctcacaccataatGATCCACGTCCATTGGGAGGGTAAGGAATTGGCTGAGACACAGAGGAAGCTCTGTTAGAGGAAGCTCTGTCACAGTGCCAGCTGTGACCACCTTAGCTTTAGTCTTTAAAGGTTTGTGATCCAGTTTTAGCCATTATGTGTTTTCATCCCTTGATATCCACCTGAGACAAAGTTCAGTGTTTGGTGCCCTAAAATAAGTCTTAAAAAAGCCAAACGATATTCCAGAAAAGGGGAAGACATACTTTCTCCCCTGTCTCACATACACCTGCATTTGTAGGATAGTCCAACCAATGGTTCTTATCTTTGCCTGCACACTGGGCTCCCCTGGGGGGCTAATTAAAAAGTCCAGTGGGCAGACCAAACCAcaggaaaataaatcagagtCTTCAAATGGGGCTCAGACATCAGTACTTTTTGATGTCTGATACAAGTGATAGAAATTTGTAGCCAACGTGGAGAACCACCGCTCCAACTGAACTGGGGAAACACTGCTCACGGCCCGTAAAAGATACTCAAAATCAACTGGTTGATAAACAAACTTCCAAGTGAAAGCGATTACACACATTTCTGACCATTCACAGccatccttcattcattcattcattcattcattcatttaaatttattggggtgacatttgttagtaaaattatgtcgacttcaactgtaaaattctgtactacatcatctgtatattgctttgtgttttcACCAACgtcaattttcttcctttttgaaatgCCAAGGGGGGTGGTCCACTTTTTGCCTGAGTGCTAAATTCACCTGAGAATATCATGCCTGAACACAAATATTATGATAATAGAGATACTAACTTAACAAGAAGTTTAGTTAGACATGTATTTCTAAGAACAGAAAGTTCCTCTGTTTTTCCTGTATGGAGGAACATTGGTgtttcaagggggaaaaaagaagttaCCAGGCTTTCTGCTACAAACACATGGATATGTccagaaaattaaatgttatgaTCTGAAAAAGGGAAGGCAGTGGATTGTGCCATAGAACTAGACTGAAGTGTCAACCAGTCAGCATGACCATGGAGAACGGGAAAGGAGAAGAAT
The DNA window shown above is from Rhinolophus ferrumequinum isolate MPI-CBG mRhiFer1 chromosome 15, mRhiFer1_v1.p, whole genome shotgun sequence and carries:
- the LOC117035427 gene encoding T-cell-interacting, activating receptor on myeloid cells protein 1-like, with the translated sequence MVVFTVTSEVALSCPPSVVHSPYLGKALLRGLHPLCREPLGWSLRDWSRLKTWAPGRSSCLTDNSSAGLCVGQGDIRNESLPRPSISAWPSSVVPANSQVALRCSAPTKDGNFVLRKNGRPVRSMPSPDSPGGLAEFHLADLKTSNAEEYACEYYRRGSPHIRSPPSDVLLLLVTGDFQKPSIQAHKRGKVTAGEKVTLKCQAPEYLTGSITFALLKKGTSTPIQLQSPAGKETDFSLHNVTVGDTGNYSCVYFQTRAPFWASEPSDHLAIWVTGILQDFEDF